TCTGTTCCAAAACTGATAGCAATTATAAGCTTCTAGATCTTCTAACACCGGTGCACCGCTCTGGACCCACTACCACGGTGGCGTCGCCTTCCAATCCTCGATACTAAATGTGCCTTTCCATTCCCAATGCTATCATAGCCAAGTGCGACCAACTAGTATATACGACTCCATGATACTGATGCGCTAATATTGACCACTAGGATACCCCCTAACCATGATACACGGTGTCAacccccacccccaccccccaCCGTACCCGACTTGTACctattcttgatatcagcCGAGATGTCCCTCAGTTACTGTGGTATACCCTCATCTTGGAATACCTCACAGTACAAGTTTTATGATTGTTCGATGGCATCCCAAGGTCACGAGCCACCTACTAGCGGAACAAACCGGTACCACTCCTTTCTCGATAACTTAGTATGATGCAAAGAGCAACATACATTTTGCAGTCCAGTCCAATAGATAGAGATTCGACCAGTATTTATCATAATTTGGGACTCCAGAGAGGTGGAGCAGCAGGTATTCAATTAGAAGATGGTTACAGTACTAGATATGTTTATTAAAGTATAGTATATTAGTAGGTACAGTAGTAGAGTAGAGTAGAGTGGAGCAGAGAAGGGGCCAAGTAGAGTAAAGTGGCCAAGTAGAGTTGTCAGAATAAAGTAGATCCTGATAGTAGACTAGCATAGAGTGGCTAGGAAATTGTAGCAGTACAGTAGACTGGTGTAGAGTGGCCAATAGAGTAGAGTAGACCAAATAAGAATAGAATAGTAGAGACCAAGAGACCGAGTAGAGTGATGTCCATGAGACACAGTAGAGAGTAgagcttttttttccagGGTTTTCATTTagattcttttttttttttgcgagggttttcaatttttccttttttcaAACAGAAGTAGTAGAGAGTAGTTGAGAGTAGTAGAGAGCAAAAAACCAGGCAGAGACCGAGAAACCAGAGAGAAAATGGACCAAGAGTAGAACAGAGAGCCAATGAGAGAAACCAGAGCAGCATGAGTTGTAATGGTGTGAATGATGGAGCCAGTTTTAGCGAACAACAATCTGTGTGATGATTTAAATTGACACCCGATCTTGTAATGAAGGACTGTGAGTTTTGAAAACATGTCGAACCGCAGACAGCGGCGCCAGTGTAATAAAACCTCAGTAGGGGTGGGAGATCGGGATGACTAGAAGTGATATCCAAGGATGGCGACTCTGAGGAAGCCACAATCAAATTGCAAAACTAGGCGCAGCAAGGAGCGCGCCACTGTTAAGACTCATGATTTCAGTGGATGATTGTTGTACTAGTAGTCATAGTCAAATGGTGTGTTGTTGGCCAGATTGTTGAACGACTGGATGCAAgtgatggtgaagtagTGGTGAATTGGTACTTTGGAGTAGTTTCGTTGCTGCAAAAGACTGGCTGGTTCCTCAATTGAATGGGAGAATAACCAAGAGCGGTTGATGGCTTTAATAGCCGAGTGTGCGGAGCGTGCATTTTCGCACCGCTTTCCAAGACCTGGTGATGGCACGTTTAACCGTAAGAGGCTTGGGTTtaggtggaggtggtggtttgggATAGACTGGGACCGGAATAGTTCGAAAGACCCGtttgggaggaggaggaggacgGTTGGCACGTTCAAGAGCCCGTTGGGCCTTCCATTCCTGTGTTTCCCGCCACAGCTTTTGAattttctctctctcagTCAAGGGTCTAGGTGGTTCCTCGACAACttcaaccacaacaacaggtTCAGGTTCAGTAACCTCACCACAGTCAACAAGGACTAGAGCGGGGTGGACGTCATACCAATACCAGACAGTGAGGAGTAAAAAGGTAAACAATAGGTGAAGAGGGTCCTCATGGACAGAAACACTGAAGATAGCGTGAGCTAAAACAGTAGACACAATGAAAGTCATTGTTGATCGACGAAGAAGTAAATTTGATTCGAGAGAATTGAtttgtaaaaaaaaagtgatagtgaagagaaagagaattCGGGGGGAAAAGAcgcatatttatattttttgggCTCTAGCGTAACCCACCTTTGTTGTAAACAACCCCATAACGAGCACAACATgtgttgttgttcctgCAAAAGCAACGCACTGAATGCGGTATCGGTACTCTGTGCCCATAAACTTCCCCAAAACTACCCCTAACCTACTGCAATGCAATGCGTGCTGATGCAGGGAAGATGCAGGGAAGGTCTGAAAGAGGTATTCTTAATCAAAATCCATAAGATTCCCAAAAACTACCCGTAACCTGATGCAATGCAATGCAACATCTGTGGGAAGGGGTGCTTAATCTGGTATTTAAGCATAAATTTCCTAAAACCTACCCTTAACCTGATGCATATCCATGTGATGGGTGCAGACGGTCGGTAGTCCCGAATTTTAATTTACTTGAAACTATGGGCAACCCGATGCAACAAAATGCACGGAACCTCGATATTCGCCAGCTTCTATCACAACCAGACAGGTCGTGTATGCACACTTACCTCCGTCATTGACAGGGATTATGCTTAGGGTTCACGCTAACGGAGCTTACTAGGTAATCAAAGACATTATTGCTCTTGCCTGTCGGAAGATGACGATACTGGCCAATATTATGGGAGTCGCCCCAGTTACATGTTTGCTGCTACTTTTAACTGACTGAGTCATCTAGAAGCTGCTTTCTGCTACGGGTACCTACCCTCTGCAGCATACCTATAGGCGTCAACCTTATTCTCCCTCTCAATTATTTCATAAAGTGcagatttttttataatttGAGAACCTTGGTGATCACATCAGTAAGGCAAGCGGATGCCCCATGATTGCAAGAATCTTTCAGTGGCCGTTATCCCCCTATCAATGGTTCCAATGTGTATTGATCAAATTAGACCGAGAACTGTGGTCCCAATGCGCTATTGAGTACAGTGCTCGTGAAAattaaacaagaaaaaaaaaaaaaatatggaCTAATTCACTCTATATGTTCTGTTCCTATTTTAGTGATTAATTACACATGCCGATAATGGGCCGTCAAAGAAATCGGGTAAACTAGAGAGAGATAATTCAATTCTATCATTATTTTCCGTCACAGTAGAAAAAGTGCCTGACCACCGAACTCGACGTTGGGATGATCATATACCCTGTTACTACAATAGTCCATGTGATACAACCCTGTCAAGAGAAAGAGTAAGTTTGCAGGGTTCAACATGACAGTCACTGGCCAGGATACAATACTATCCATTCAGAATGTGACAGGTCATCAAGAGGTCAGACTTCGAGCAGGGTTCGTATGCATGCACGTTGATAAGCTAAGCATGCACCAAGATAGAACATATAAGGTGCAAATGTGGCATCACTACCCGATCGCCATGAAGCTTAATTACCTGGAAAAGGATCTAGAATAGGAGGCAGCTTTATCCAATTGCTGTCTATTGTATCCCgaatatatatactgtTGAGCCACACTCGATAAACCACATCTCGAACTGGGATTGGAATGTAATAAGAGGACATCATGTAATAGATAGCACTTCAATTGTTAGTAGTACTCACCGGTACTCACTTAGGACTTGATCCTGTATTAGTGATAGCCCATGCATCAAATGTGTCTGGTCGAGATCTTGAGAATGTTGGGTGTGGTGAGGGTCAATTGGAGTTTGGCAGATGAGTAGTGAGTAGGAAGAAAGAAGGgagaagcaggagatttgacctctatttataataatcAGGAACTCCAGGTCAGTGGCACACAAGGGTGGAGAGGCCTATGCCATAACATACTAACCCCTGCATTTTGGAATGCAGAATCTTGCTGGCGCTGTACTAAAGATATAGCTTGATTGGTATCATTAGATTGAGAAAACTCAGCCGATTCTATTGGGTATTTTTTGACCTAGCCATAAATGTGGGTTTCAATTACGGTTTCGAAGCATTTTGAGACAGGCTTCACGCTAGTCGGAATTTTCAGGCCAAGAATAATGTTCGTTTGTCAGTAATGAAGGCGGATCATCTCATCAGtaggagaaaaagaaaggaTCATGCATGCATGGTTCTCCCTATAGATTTTGGAAAAGGGGATAAAAACATGAGAGAAAAAGGTATGATAATACTAGCCAGCACAGTTTAAAAACTCTTGAAGCTCTCTTTGTAATTAACGTCGCATTGTTTAGAGCTAGGGTCTTAAATGCGAGCACGAAGACACACGTTGGTTATCAATGGTTCGTCGTTTAATTTTAAAGTAGAGAGTATCGGGGATAAAGTGCTCTAATTTATCACCTTCCTTAAACATAGAAGGCCTTATCATTGTGTATACATATGGACTAATAACAGAGGCATTCGGTGGTTGACTAGGGTTTCTACTGGATCTAAGACAACCGGTTTGTGGTATAACTCATACGAACCTTAGCCTCCCCTCCAGCCACTATTACCCAACCGGCACAGCCAATACTTGTAATCAGTGGCCGGGCTTTATTTATCTTACATACCCATCGTTGTAAAGGGCTCGGGCTTTAGTCATCAATACCATAGTTAACTATACAGAAAATAGACCGGAATGCGAGTTATGAATTACGAATATCGGGCTCTGCCCGATCTCGTttgccggaggcaatcaGAGATACTAATTTGGGGCACTACATACTTATGTATTTATAGctatggtggtggttgctCATGGCCCGAGACCGCAAGCTTATTCCGATTCAAGCGTGATCTTGGCGATATCGCAGAATCGCTCTAACTTACCCAAACTCATGAGAATCTCTGACTTCTTCGTTTGATGGAGGTCCAGGGTATCAACTCCCATATCAAGGAGCTTCAGGTAAGCTTCGTTGACTGCCAGTAGTTGCTTCAGGAGGGCTCGTCGGTGGATTCTAGCTTGCTCGACAGTAACCTTCAAACAAGTGAAGGTCAGCTTGTCATTGCAAGCACCACTGTAAGCGTAGCTAAGGTTCAAGCTATCCATAAAAGCTTCGAACTTCAAGTACTCTTTGGAACCGTAGGAATAGTTAGTAAGTCTGGAAGGCAGGTTAGCAAGTCTGTTCAACAGACGTTGAGAGGGagcagtggtggtggtgatggaaGTGGGGTTAGCGGTAGTGCGGGAGGACTTCGATGGTCTGGGAATAGAAGGGGCCTTGCGGGGGTTCATGTAGGTATCGGAGAGGGTTGACGTTGTGGAGCGAGACGAATGGTGGCTGGAGTGGTGACGGGAGTTGGAGTGAGAGCTAGAGTGAGAGCTGGAGTGAGAGCTGGAGCGAGAGCTGGAGATTGAGTTAGGAGCACGTCTTGTTGAAGTGATAGGAGCTGTCATGGGGATAGAGGGACAGGAGGTAGAGCGGGTATTGCGAGACGAGAAAGGAGCGAGTGCAATGCGTTGAGAAGGAAcggatgaggaagaaacagaccGGGTACGAGTTGCAGGTAATGGGGTAGAGGTGGCAAGTGGGGTGAATTGGTAGGTAGTGGGAGAACGTGAGcgggaagaagaagaggaatgAGAGCTGGAGCGAGACGAGGAAGCAGTAGATGTAGAGTGGGTGGTGGGATGTGAGGACAATGAGGCGGAGTGAGTATCAGAGCGTGGGGAGAAAGATGTGGGAGATGAAGTGGTTGAACGGGTGGCAGAATGTCTGGAATAGGAGGGAATggatccagaagaagaggaagcagTAGAATGATGGAAAAGACGAGCTAGAGTGGCTGTGCTACCAGAAGTGGAAGTACTGCGGaaagtggtggtggaggaagAACGAGAACTGTGGTGGGAACTCGTACTAGATTCGGTGCGGGAGACATTGGTAACGGTTCTGAGAGGGGACTGGATGGGTGGAGAAAAGGTACGTTTGATGACTGTTGGGCGAGGTCTGGATTTATAGGGTATGCGAGGGATAATTCGAAGGGCGTTGGCAGAAGTAGCGGAGGTGGTAGTAGCACGATACATTTTTGCTTAGTACTAGAgaggaaaaaagaagaagaaaacagaagcaacagcGACCAAACGCCGCGcttatataaacaaaacatttctttttcctcttTGTTGTTGGTTGAGTGGTCATGAGTcgatattttcttttttccagCGCATTTCTGTCACCATATTTTGAACAATGTACCCATTAATAGATACAAAGTCACGCCGCACTCTCTGACCATGATCCACGGTACCTAATGACTCGTTTTTTCAATAAATCCCTGAGCTACACATTGTCGGCGACTTATATAATTTTTAGCTCATAAGTAGGATAACTCATACTGCACATGATCTGAATCGCCTTAAATAATTAAACTTTATGGCGATTAAGTAGTGACGTCAAATATCAACTTAACACTATTTAGGTACTTGATTATCTTATCAATATGCATATAACTTTAACCCTGTTTGAATGAGATCGGACCGCAATGTCTGCCTGGTATTTCTagattatttttaattctCTATTTTGGTAACCACCACTGGTTTTGCCAAACTTAATTATACCTCTTAGCTTGCAAATTGTTCAGAGAAAGAATCGGTACAGGAGCATATCACATGACCAGGTGACCCGTCATTTTTGGTACTTAGCCGATACCACCCCTGTTTATTTTCTACGAATCTAATCAGCATATTGGGTATGTATGATTAGCCACGGACCGCTTGAAACTgttattaaattatttcCACTTGAGTACAAATTAAAGCCAACAAGTTCTCCCaaataaatcttgtttgAAGTCCTATTACTACACATGGTCATAATAATACACAAGCAACTGAAAGTACCTGTCATGGCATATGCTTCTGCTCTTTAATATTAAAAGAATAAGCCATATGAAAGTAGAAGAGTTAACAAAATGTAAAGATATAAAAAGAGCGCTGAAATACGAATGCCGAATGCGGCAAGGTGGTTGTCAACACACGATTAGACGAATTCCATTAGGCTGGTCTGAAAACAGAACAGGGTCATCAGCATATTATCTACCCATAATCTCATCTCTCGTTATCATGGGGCGAATATCAAGGGTATgcttaaaaaaaatctagaTGTGTGGTGTGCACGGAAGAATATAGGTCTTGAAATAATCCCTGTTACAGATCTTCATTACTGGAGGTGAGCAATATATTTGCCGGGGTTTTGAATGTAGCTTGGATATTGTGCAATTAGTAGTATAGTAACACATGGTTTCACGCAGAATGCCTATTGTGTACCTCTGTCACTTGAACGTTGCAACCATTGACGGTCTTTCTTGACCCTTTATTGTTAACTGAAGCAAACTATGCCATGTTTTGAGATTCTGAGTAAAAGCATGTTGACATATTATCATTTGAGGCATATCATATCTCGGTGGAATACATCCATTTATTTTCTGTATGAGTTGACTAGGTAACATTATTTATCATCACTCTCTGAATAGTTCGTATTAAACCATGATATGCAGGGATTAGCTGATCGCCATGGCGAATGGGACACTAAATACCTGGATATTTCAACTCTAACTCGAACTTGAACCGGCTTTGCTCaatcaaatatttttacATGCTTTTGGAAGTGGATCAAATAAAAGGTAAttttaataatttatttatcaagGTTTTATGCATGAAAAGTACAGCTAGATTTAGTTGAATTTCTCCCAAGTTCCCCTGATTGTCCTTTACTTCGAGTCTACACATGGCAAGTAGAACTCAGTTATATTAGGCGTTCTTCCCGTCAGTACCTAGATTCTAACTGATTATGGACTGCTCGGTAGTGTGGGACAGAGCTCGATCTAATAAAATACTATATAAGGATGCAAAAGTCGGCCTCCGGCCTCTGCTTCTTTCCCAGTTACAGTTGCTGCAATACCgtatcttcttcaccaatagatttattttcagttgGAATGACTTAAAttacttctactactacgAGTGTAATCATTCGTATATTCTGTGGTCATTCCGATCATGCTGGCTCGCTTTATTACTCGAAATTTCTGCCTGTCCTAATATCTGATTCTAGCCGGAATCTCGCCAATCGTTGAACTTTGGAACCCGCTATACGGCTCATTATTACTGTTTCAAGCCCGAAGTGAATCAAATGTGGGTCCGTTATTACTAAAGTTGAAATGGCAAATGTAAAGGAGTACAACTTCTACCACTCTCGGTTCGCGATGCAAAACTCAAACTGGAAGAGAGGTTATCCCCGTTACTCGTCATCCATAAGACGAAATAAAGTCAGATTTAATTACAAACTTCAAGTTAACACAATACTAAGCTCGACACATTGTTTAGTGGTCTACATGTCGATGGATAAAAGTTTGGGTAAAAAACCCAGCTGCCTGAGACAGCCAGGCTAGTGTATTGGCTATATACATATAGAAATAGACTATATACAGAACTTACAGGTCATTTCCAAAGAAGGATTTCTTGACCCAGGCAGAAAGAGAGTTAGTTATTCTAAAAGCAGTATTGTTGAGAAAATTGTACCAGGCAGTTTCAGTGATATGTCTTGGTTCGACTGCATTCGAAGTAGGTTGAGGCATGTCTGTCGGCTTGTTAGTAGTATCAGAAAGAGGGACTTCTTCCTCAGTAGCTTTGTCGTTGAAATTGGAAACGGATTCAGTGATTGGTGCGGGTGTATTGGTGCGGGAATTCGAAGCACAGACTCTGCGCAAAAACTCAGGAGGGTACGCAAAGATCGAACGGTAGACAGGGGGTTGGAATGTGAGCGGAACTGGAATGCTGGGGGTagggcagcagcaagtgtACGGGTATGAAGGAGGTGGTCGGCCAGAAGGCGGGTATAAGGGCTTGCGCTTCTTGTGCTCTCTCAAGCGAGGCACTGGCTTACTACTGGCGAACATCGCGTTAAATCTATCCGGTCCTGTAGGGTAGGGTTGCCATTCTTTCGATTGCTTGTTGGCCATGGTCTTCTCATTTATTTCATTGTTCTTGCTTTGcttttcattctctttcttctcgGCCTTTTTGATCTCTTCGGACtttaaagaagaagtagccAAGCAAGACGAGGAACATGTAAAAGACGAAGCTGCAGCTCTCTGTTCAAAATAGGAAAACAAATCGTCAAAGCTGGAGGCATCAGGAGTTTCGGTGCTGTCAGAATCGTCAGTGCAATTGAAGTAAGGGGTATTGGCAAACAAATCGTCGAAGTTGGAGGCTTCAGGAGTTTCGGTACTGTCAAAATCCTCAGTGGAATCGAAGTCAGAGGCATTGGTAACTTCCCGGAGTGGGCTGTGCTGGTAAGGTATATGGTTGACGTTAAGGGTGGTGCGAGTAGGTCTCTCGCAGTAAGGTACGCGAGGGAGAATTTTTATGGAGTtcacaataaaaaatggTGCAGCCGATGTAGAAGACATTTTTCTTAAGAGGGataagaaaagagaaagaagatagAATGATGCATCAATGCAACCcatttatataaacaaacccccatttctttttgctcTTGTTTTGGTTGCGGTTGCTGCGGCTAcgttttttctttttctatTAACGCCCATGTTGATGCATTCTGAAAAAAACTTCAATTCAATAACAATATATCTTATCTTTGAAGATCTGCCATTAGCGATGTAATGTAAGCACGATATCTGCACCCTGTAATCAACCTTAAATTTAAACATTCTAGGCGGTGCTTGGATGTCAACAACTGGAAGCATGAGGAGCCTCACAGTAGAAATAAAGTCTTCTATGGATGTTTCAGTTGGACAGAAGCTGCCTGACAACTATCGTCCAATTGAGTGACATATCTAGCTTTGTGATAAGTAGTAAACAAGTCAACGTCGGGAGTAGAAGACTAAGTAGATCGCTCAAAACGGTTTAAAGTAGGAATGCAAGATAACACCCAAAAGATGTCTGTAGATCTCCAGCTGTGCTTGCAGTTGATGATTACGGGCGTTTGTTAAGGTGCATCTCATAGGATTCCGGCAGACTAGAGTTCAAAGGTGATCAATTTGAGATTATTCGCTGTAATAACACCAGGTATAGGGGGAGCTCTAGTTTATTCGAGGATCAATTTCGCATCGAATTATTCACTATTCTGCTAACCTCTTTTATGCCATACATTACTATATCGCGATAATCCCAACAGATGGCGCCTGGAGTTGATCTGGGCAGGTGTTAAGCAGCCGCTAATTATATAGCCTTTAGTCATCATCTGTATTGTTCAACACGCCTTACTATACTCGCTGAGACCAACTTTTAACTGTAATATCTGAAGGGGTGTTAACAGTAACCTGAAAATTGTTAGAGTAGTTACGGCCATATCTAgagtaaaataagatttcccgtccgatcaatcatattcaagcctctaagagccttgatcagtaatgccgtgggagaccaggcgtgaacagaaggtgctgtaattttttggaattttttaTATGTCTAAGATCTTCAAATATAATCAAACTAGGTCATTCTGTTACCAAAATATAATACGAAAAGAAATATTATACTCTAGAAATGAGGTAATCAACATCTAGTTGGCGTGCTCTGGAAGGGTATTGCCAAACAGCTCCCTTACTAAATGTATAATTATAGAGAAATATCCCTCCTTGTCTCACATTAAAGCTCGCCAAATGTCAGTTCCATCTCTGTAAAAGCTAGATTTTGGCTTCTGAAGCTGGGGACTCGACATGACTTTAGTCTCTCACTTTAACCGTGCTACGAGCGTTCAGTTGAAGAACCTATCATCTTTATCAGTCAAAGAGACAATTATGAAGTATAAGTTTCAGTAAATCTGACtttgatattttgaaaCAAAAGACTCACCATCGATAAAATTTAATCGAAGAACTTGGGCTTCTTCACTGACCTACCTCGAGACGTCACTAATGTACTCTCCATTTCAGAATGTTCCCCAAACGTCCGACATGTCCCTCTACGTGTCACTTCTTCCACTTGATCAAGAAAACCAAGAGCTCCGTGACTCGGGACGCCATCACTAGGTTCAGTCACAGCAGTCGGAATCTCTACATTATCTGGACTTTGATCCATATCAGACCCTGGGCGGTTGAGTCTACTTCAGGGGAAGTGCGAGACGGTTGGGAGCCAGCAGATCAGCCAATGAACGTGTGTTGAAGTACGCTGAGGATACGCATAGGGGCCCACTACCGATACCATGAATTCAAGAATCTTGCTACATACCAGCTGGGTTTTATAGGGATTTCATAGTACCAAGTATAATgattttaatattaattataaGGGACAATAGAAAAACAACAATGTAATAAAAACCTTCTCATTCCTTCCGATAAAAGTAGTCAGGCCCAATCAAGTGTGCGGTTACCACTAGCCAGTCCAGCTCCTGTTCTTGAATACGTGTCTGCCAGCTCCGTGAGAGGCGAGGGAACTTTCCATCAATACCAAGAATTCCGTTAGAGCAGAATCAACTAGCGCATTGAATTCATTTGTCGAGCTCTGAATAGTAGAACTGGATCCCAGAGTCCATGTCACAGTAATGGGAAGGTACTATTAACTGCCCAATGGCCAGGTGGGTAACCAGAGAAGACCACCTAAGGTGCTCAAGTCTTTGAATGCTCATCGTCCGTCCATAGAGATTGTGTGCCTCGaaatccaattccaaaatgtcgctAAGGAAGCGCCGCATTTGGAAGGATTCAAGAATGTCCAGGAGTAGACTGGCAAGGAGCCAGATCTACCGTAGTCGAACTGtctaaatcgtcgtctACTCGCGGTGTGCGAGGCGACAGATGAAGTGAACAACAAGGGACGATGAGCGAGTAGTGAGACTTGAGACCAGAAGCCAATGAATGACAGCGCTTTTCGGTTGGGACTCGGGATGCCGCCAGCTGAAGATCGCTAATCCGAAGGGAGGAGTACCAAATGTGAAACCATGACAAGGGTGCTGAAGATCAGTTCGAATTCTTTTGTCAACTATCAAATAACAAGATAGTCTCATCATGACCTAATAGTCATAGCTAGTATTGGTCCTTCGAGGAGCAGGGAGCAACAGACAAGGCAATAAAAACCTTGAATCATGCTAGACTGACCAGGTAACCGCACATCATGAAAGAACTTAACAACGAGTAGACACTGATCTGCCAGGTCTAGGGACCACGGCAGATTGAACGAAATTGAGGAATCTCGCTCCATACTTCGAAGGGTGAACAACGTCAATAGCGGAGCTTCCAAAGATTAGTGATTTGGAAATGGTCTCCGCTCTCTTGCGCCAACTAAAGGGGCAAAGGGTATCAATCATACCAATGacaggttgttgttgacaagtACGAGTGTCACTCTGAAGTCCTACCAATAATGAATAATCCATGATATTGTGTTgcttcaagaaatcgacATCCTTCGAGACTTGAACCATTAACTTGTCTCTGTCCTCTTGACTCATGAAGATAGCCTCGTGTTTGTCAGTCCAGTCAAGATCCTTGAACACTACACGACCACGATTGTCTTTTCTAGGTCCAGCACGTCGGTCATGGGTCGATCCCTTGAGGTCGTaaatcaattgagtttccttctgaagcaaattcttcataatgACGAAGtgagtcttctttccaccagcaacaagggTGTAGTTTCCAAGATAGAAAGGGAGCTGAGTACTGGACTGGGCCTTGACATGATTGTAATAATCGGCCAAAAATTCCGAATTAGCAATGACGTTGTGCTCTTTGCGTTTGATGGTCTTAATAATGTACTTGCCATCAGGtgtaaacaagaaatcggaTCCAGATTTGCCAGGAGATTTagtcttggtcaagtcaGACTGCAAAACAAACGAGTTCAAAAACTCATGACAGTCAATTCCACAAAGGGTGCGGATGCTCTGATAAACAATAGGCGAATAGGCCTTAATAAtggcaccaccatcaagtctgtatttcttgttctccatAGTGAGGGTCTCATGGCTACTAAGGGGAGTAGCATAGACGGCAGTTTGAACTCCATTAAACATGAGAGTGGATTTCAAAATAGGGGAAGCGTGACCAGTAAAAGAAGTCAGCTTTGCCTTGGCtcttgtcaacaacaacgtTGTTTTAGACTTGTCGACTTCCTC
This is a stretch of genomic DNA from Sugiyamaella lignohabitans strain CBS 10342 chromosome C, complete sequence. It encodes these proteins:
- the MSS4 gene encoding 1-phosphatidylinositol-4-phosphate 5-kinase (Phosphatidylinositol-4-phosphate 5-kinase; involved in actin cytoskeleton organization and cell morphogenesis; multicopy suppressor of stt4 mutation; GO_component: GO:0005634 - nucleus [Evidence IDA] [PMID 9624177]; GO_component: GO:0005886 - plasma membrane [Evidence IDA] [PMID 9624177]; GO_function: GO:0016308 - 1-phosphatidylinositol-4-phosphate 5-kinase activity [Evidence IEA]; GO_function: GO:0016308 - 1-phosphatidylinositol-4-phosphate 5-kinase activity [Evidence IDA] [PMID 9624177]; GO_function: GO:0016308 - 1-phosphatidylinositol-4-phosphate 5-kinase activity [Evidence IDA] [PMID 9624178]; GO_function: GO:0005524 - ATP binding [Evidence IEA]; GO_function: GO:0016301 - kinase activity [Evidence IEA]; GO_function: GO:0000166 - nucleotide binding [Evidence IEA]; GO_function: GO:0016307 - phosphatidylinositol phosphate kinase activity [Evidence IEA]; GO_function: GO:0016740 - transferase activity [Evidence IEA]; GO_process: GO:0031321 - ascospore-type prospore assembly [Evidence IGI] [PMID 19502581]; GO_process: GO:0046488 - phosphatidylinositol metabolic process [Evidence IEA]; GO_process: GO:0046854 - phosphatidylinositol phosphorylation [Evidence IDA] [PMID 9624177]; GO_process: GO:0046854 - phosphatidylinositol phosphorylation [Evidence IDA] [PMID 9624178]; GO_process: GO:0016310 - phosphorylation [Evidence IEA]), producing the protein MLALDTGLFPVSTPAGSPAGVPAAAGCRLQVAATGYVNQDYVVGADINIIFRAPCSHRVPRRPVLSDVNHGIVVPKYGACAQQENRRLARRSAFAYHKVLILECSPDDSGVSVGSDETLNEPTVWKPIDIVAEQAYCSSAPIDNDDDNSSEWSFETGDEAAFTTGQFGTTWSEEDTEATWSAPAASWALSDCPIEIDENESTPESHGEVTLVESPLETSRSDLAESEEITPSKVAEVPCAIADIPTSNSSIDSLVAEIIAVATLYKGLPQLVVSGGLQADSEFELPKTAPLALSKPIAQTPSDDLVIQVEEVDKSKTTLLLTRAKAKLTSFTGHASPILKSTLMFNGVQTAVYATPLSSHETLTMENKKYRLDGGAIIKAYSPIVYQSIRTLCGIDCHEFLNSFVLQSDLTKTKSPGKSGSDFLFTPDGKYIIKTIKRKEHNVIANSEFLADYYNHVKAQSSTQLPFYLGNYTLVAGGKKTHFVIMKNLLQKETQLIYDLKGSTHDRRAGPRKDNRGRVVFKDLDWTDKHEAIFMSQEDRDKLMVQVSKDVDFLKQHNIMDYSLLVGLQSDTRTCQQQPVIGMIDTLCPFSWRKRAETISKSLIFGSSAIDVVHPSKYGARFLNFVQSAVVPRPGRSVSTRC